The following are from one region of the Stanieria cyanosphaera PCC 7437 genome:
- the mscL gene encoding large conductance mechanosensitive channel protein MscL, which yields MVRRARGFWADFRDFIMRGNVVDLAVAVIIGAAFGKIIESLVADIITPAILNPAMKAAGVERLAELSAGGIQYGLFLAAIINFLVIAFCMFLLVRSYETAKKRFIRQEEITTEEASDPAVVAQERLTVAMERLATVMERNNNQP from the coding sequence ATGGTTAGAAGAGCAAGGGGATTTTGGGCTGATTTCCGCGACTTTATTATGCGTGGTAATGTAGTCGATTTAGCTGTTGCAGTCATTATTGGAGCAGCCTTTGGTAAGATTATAGAGTCTTTAGTTGCAGATATTATTACCCCAGCAATTTTAAATCCTGCTATGAAAGCTGCGGGAGTAGAAAGACTAGCTGAATTATCGGCCGGTGGTATTCAATACGGCTTGTTTTTAGCCGCTATAATCAACTTTCTGGTAATTGCTTTCTGTATGTTTTTACTGGTTCGTTCTTATGAAACGGCGAAAAAGAGATTTATTCGTCAGGAGGAAATAACTACCGAAGAAGCATCTGATCCTGCTGTTGTTGCTCAAGAAAGATTAACTGTAGCAATGGAAAGACTAGCAACAGTAATGGAAAGAAATAATAATCAACCATAG
- the hisH gene encoding imidazole glycerol phosphate synthase subunit HisH, whose product MANIAVIDYDMGNLHSACKGLEKAGANTIVTDSPQDIAQADAVVLPGVGAFDPAVQHIRSRHLETPIKDAIASGKPFLGICLGLQILFDASEEGNEPGLGIIPGVVRRFRSEPDITIPHMGWNQLKLTQPDLFLWHNLPTNPYVYFVHSYYVEPKDRSVCAAMVTHGSQTVTAAIAINNLVAVQFHPEKSSDYGLQILSNFVNQIKAKKYQLSVTS is encoded by the coding sequence ATGGCTAATATTGCTGTGATCGATTACGACATGGGAAATCTTCACTCTGCTTGTAAGGGATTGGAAAAAGCAGGGGCAAACACAATTGTGACTGATTCTCCTCAAGATATTGCTCAGGCAGATGCGGTAGTATTACCAGGAGTAGGCGCATTCGATCCCGCCGTACAGCATATTAGAAGCCGTCATTTAGAAACTCCTATCAAAGATGCGATCGCATCAGGAAAACCTTTTTTGGGTATTTGCTTGGGATTACAAATTCTCTTTGATGCTTCGGAAGAAGGCAATGAACCAGGTTTAGGGATTATTCCAGGTGTAGTACGCCGTTTTCGTTCTGAACCAGATATTACCATTCCTCACATGGGTTGGAATCAATTGAAGTTAACTCAACCTGATTTGTTTCTCTGGCACAACTTACCTACTAATCCTTACGTTTATTTCGTTCATTCTTATTACGTCGAACCAAAAGATCGTAGTGTCTGTGCAGCAATGGTAACTCACGGTAGTCAAACAGTTACTGCTGCGATCGCTATTAATAACCTAGTTGCAGTACAGTTTCACCCTGAAAAATCTTCCGATTATGGTTTGCAAATTCTTTCTAATTTTGTGAATCAAATCAAAGCCAAAAAGTATCAGTTATCAGTTACCAGTTAA
- a CDS encoding ABC transporter ATP-binding protein: MASFRELLGYYRKYRAVAIFSIAASCLFEIIDLVVPYAIGQILNVLSNQAVDRPIQILTTQIAGLLNLTEGKLLSLGVLLGLIFLVTVVKAPIQPWIGPWFHWEISLRARRDHFKKVIAKILTLPLAFYDENNPGRIAGKIARGIENHTWTYPEIAGQLIPKFGRILGIFVVILLIDKWIALGFLLSFVVILVYYLKKLKILIKQEELLEKYQENTESRTSEIITNIKTVKAFATEAQELERQRQRFEREYQVVTFRIHKGYVVLGTWARTMIQACVFAILLVTLIATVRGDISLGHFITTLTVSSMAYAELEPITQLAEIFARRYASMQRFHDFIKLPAGTDAASLVPEYRATNPYKFTGKLELQQVSFGYDRDRPILKDLNLLIKPYQTIALVGRSGSGKSTLVKLLFRYFDPNHGKILIDGEDIRTLDIARYRRRLAIVHQDVDIFNGTVLDNLTYGNPQVSWQEVKQACQIARVDEFIHELPRGYSTIVGERGVRLSGGQKQRLGIARALIVNPDILVFDEATSSLDYESERSIQLAMRSILGTRTTIIIAHRLSTVREADKIVVLDRGRIVEVGSHDELLNYAGIYHRLHSLQETGELMA; encoded by the coding sequence ATGGCATCATTTCGAGAGCTTCTAGGTTATTATCGCAAATATCGAGCCGTAGCAATTTTTAGTATTGCTGCATCTTGTCTATTTGAAATTATCGATCTAGTTGTGCCTTACGCGATTGGGCAGATTCTGAATGTTCTTTCCAATCAAGCTGTAGATCGACCAATTCAGATTTTAACAACTCAGATCGCAGGGTTATTAAATTTAACGGAAGGTAAATTGTTATCCCTAGGGGTATTATTAGGTTTAATTTTTCTCGTTACTGTAGTGAAAGCTCCAATTCAACCTTGGATTGGGCCTTGGTTTCATTGGGAAATTTCTTTAAGAGCAAGACGCGATCATTTTAAGAAAGTAATTGCCAAAATTTTAACCCTACCTTTAGCATTTTACGATGAAAATAATCCTGGGCGCATTGCAGGAAAAATTGCCAGAGGTATTGAAAATCATACTTGGACTTATCCAGAAATAGCGGGACAGTTAATTCCTAAATTTGGCAGAATCTTAGGTATCTTTGTCGTAATTCTCCTGATTGATAAGTGGATTGCCTTAGGATTTTTGTTATCTTTTGTGGTGATTTTGGTCTATTACCTTAAAAAATTAAAAATTTTGATTAAACAAGAGGAATTACTTGAAAAATATCAGGAAAATACCGAAAGTCGTACCTCTGAAATCATTACCAATATTAAAACCGTCAAAGCTTTTGCTACAGAAGCACAAGAGTTAGAACGTCAACGGCAACGATTTGAACGGGAATATCAAGTTGTTACCTTCCGCATCCATAAAGGATATGTCGTGCTAGGAACATGGGCGAGAACCATGATTCAAGCTTGTGTGTTTGCGATCCTGCTAGTTACTTTGATCGCAACTGTACGAGGTGATATTTCTCTGGGACATTTTATTACCACTTTAACGGTTTCTAGTATGGCTTATGCGGAACTCGAACCAATTACCCAATTAGCAGAAATATTTGCCCGTCGCTATGCCTCAATGCAGCGTTTTCATGACTTTATTAAACTTCCTGCGGGTACAGATGCAGCCAGTTTAGTCCCCGAATATCGTGCTACTAATCCTTATAAATTCACGGGTAAATTAGAATTACAACAGGTTAGTTTTGGTTACGATCGCGACCGCCCTATCTTAAAAGATCTTAATCTATTAATCAAACCTTATCAAACTATTGCTTTAGTGGGACGTTCGGGTTCAGGTAAATCCACGCTGGTAAAACTTTTATTTCGTTACTTCGATCCTAATCATGGCAAAATTTTGATTGATGGTGAAGATATTCGGACTCTAGATATTGCTAGATACCGTCGTCGACTAGCCATAGTTCATCAAGATGTTGATATCTTCAATGGCACAGTTTTAGATAATCTGACTTATGGTAATCCTCAAGTAAGTTGGCAAGAAGTTAAACAAGCTTGTCAAATTGCCAGAGTAGATGAATTCATTCACGAATTACCCAGAGGTTACTCTACTATCGTTGGGGAAAGAGGAGTCAGACTATCGGGAGGGCAAAAACAAAGATTAGGTATTGCTAGGGCTTTAATCGTCAATCCAGATATTTTGGTATTTGATGAAGCGACTTCTAGTTTAGACTACGAATCAGAGCGATCAATTCAATTAGCGATGCGATCAATTTTGGGTACTCGTACTACTATTATTATTGCTCATCGTCTTAGTACGGTGAGAGAGGCTGACAAGATAGTGGTTTTGGATCGAGGCAGAATTGTTGAGGTGGGTAGTCACGATGAATTACTCAATTATGCTGGAATTTATCATCGCTTACATTCTTTACAAGAAACAGGGGAATTGATGGCATAA